atgagtttttcTTGATTTACTAAACTATTTTATGGAATGGAATAACCTCATGTTTGGAAAAATCTTGATTTTGGAGTTATATTGAGTTTGTATAAGATGATgtataaaattgttttaaaatttgaTCAAATCCACTAAAATCTATATCCAAAAtctaaaattcatgctcccaaacactccctaaatgttttgaaaatcaaatatctaaAGGAATCTCTCAATTTAAAGAGAAGTACGCATGCTTTTGTCGATCTAGATTCATCTTGCTAaattatcattttaaaaatatgattaagttcaaccaaaaaggaaaaagaaaagaaaagcaaacCTCATTAATTAATCTCATGTTGAGGATTTTCACAGTCTTAATATAGATTTTCTTTTTTGAAGAGTTATACACTTTCATTAATTTACAGTCAAGTTCACCCGGTGGGTGTAGGTGTGTCCTATGAATCAAATGTCTAAAGAGATCCGTACGATTTCAAAAATTcgaacgaaaaaaaaaaaatttatttttttaatcaaacttTAAAAAGGGTACGAATATCTTGTCTTAATAATATCCATACAGCATATGATCTACCTTTTATAAtgtaaaaatgttttttaaagGGTTGGCTAATTTACTATTTTGTCCAGAACTCACCTTttcttcaattaaaaaaaaaaaaaaaagagacccGACCTTGACCAATTATGATCCATTACATTTAATTGTAGCAAACAAATCCTTAGAGACTTGTCGTGCATGCAGAAGCTCAGAGGCGAACCACCCAACCAATTATGAGGTATATATGTTTTTAATTCGGCAATGGTTAGGAAAACCTAATAGGAATTAAAAATTGGTAGAAACTCCGACGGCTGTCGCCGTCGACCTGTCCAATTTGGCGGTCAATGTTAGGCATCTCGACATCCACCGGCACAGCGAGTGATTGGGACTGCCCCCTCTCCTTCCAATTCATACTCCACCCTACACGGATTCCCAGCCACAATAAAAAATCAATTACTTCACTCTCAAATATATGATCTTATTTAAATTGATTGACTAATTTAACTTTTAATATTCACCTAATATAATGATTTAACTTACTTCTTAGTTAATGAAAAATTATGCACGAAACTGCTTCATCCACATGTCCGTGTGGCTGTTTCCTTAATTATACACTTACTGAAAATGAGTTCGTCTTTAATATTAATGAAAGTAGGACCAATTTGTCACATATTTAAGAAATAGGAACACGGCCGGACACGTGGAGGGGAGGTCTCCTGTATAATTTCTCATAATTAATACATATGATATCTTGTCACTTTTTAAAAAGTGATAGTGAGAGCTACTTTGCGCTCATGCTTCATGTACATACTTTTGAGATTCTtcgtttttattttaaaatgttgcATTATGTATGTGAAAGCATAAAATGACAAATAAGGGGTGTTTGCTTGTGTGCATAATGTTCTTAtggaaaattttctaaaaaaataataatgggTCTTTTGTACTATTAAAAATATCCAAAGTTTACTAAAGACTTTGATACATAAACTATATTCTCAATGAGTaccatttaataataataattattattattattattatttcaatttaagttattatttttcCATTGATTCTCCTCTTAGTATGTATCACTAACTGTaaccctttatttatttatttgtcatCCATAATTAATATATAGTTAGGCCCTCTTCCTCATCACATGAACATCATTTTGTTTACTTTTCAAGTGTCTAAAAAATTTAAGCTGGTCCTTTTCACCTTTTCTTGATAAAACTTCACAAAAGCTAAAAGAAATAGTATAcgagaaaaaagaaaaagcaaaaacgAATGCATATTATTTCGGAACCTCCATACATTTATCTGTtttaatacttttaaaaatattagacTATAAAATGGTAATGCATTTTTTCTcctattaaaatattttattataaaatgacAGTATAAccttattaaaatatatatagtcTCACTATCTAAATGAAAAATAGACACATAGTAGGAAGATAAAGTTGGAgtttagaaaaaggaaaaaggaaaaagcaaattaaaaattaaaaagcttGTACGTGTCAAACAAAAGTAGAGCCAACTCAAAAAGGTTTTGTGCTAGCTACCACATTTATTTTATGTGGCAAAGGGAAAAAAATGTCAATATATGAAAGTGCACACGCATTATAATGAGATATTTAttatataatgaatatatatttatgttgCACATCATATACCTTCCAACCTTTGCATACTCATTTTGTAGTCAAATCAATCACTCAAGtctaataatttagaaaatatatcTTTAACAATAGGATTAATGCTATACTCATatgatattataataatttattatgaaaaatatataatttataatttgtcCAGATCTAATGAACTTGCAATCGCTAATAAGAAATTAGACTATCTCACATCGATCTTGTACGACTATTTTCCTAttcttttcatatatatatatatatatatatatatatcaaacccCAACACCATTTATATAGTTGTTCCAAGTTTTAATTGTTAAAATGTCTAGAAAATAATCCAAAATACGTCAATGGGTGGGTTAGTAAATATATACATTGATGTACTAAATATTGTATTACATTTTTTTGATTTCATTTATTCTTCTTTGTTTCTTATAAAGTTAACTAAATTTATCTTACCACTGAAAAAAATTTACTAAAGTTATATATGTGTGTACCTTACCTTTATTTGatcttttataatttattttaatatatctaTATCCATGTGTCATGTTTTAATAATTTGCATAATACAATAAGGTACttcataattttgaaaaaaaaaaggataatttGATTCCAAGACGAATGATCATGTGAAAATTAATTTTGTTCcacaaacaaaaaatatataatatgataCCTTTACAAAATAACTATTTGATTTTTGCAAATGGTAAATTAATACATTAATTTTTTTATACTCTAATTTAGAATTGATAtacgtgtgtatgtatatattttgataGAGTGGAAATTCCACCTATTGATGAGTCCTTCAGGAATCAGTGTCCTAATTTTTCAGGCCACCCTGATTAGGATAAAGTCCGAATGCAGCCGGATGTTTGACCAATCTTAAACCCAAGAAACGTATCTAATGAAAATTGAACTCGCATGCTCTTCTTACTTGCTGATTTCCACCGCACCATGACCGTGGCGGCGCagatatgtatgtatttgttaGATGTTAAAATGGAATAGTGGAATCATTGCAGGCAACGGAACTGAAATGTGGAGGTTTGGTGGTGGCATGCACATTTGACCATCGAATAGCCGATGCCTACTCTGCCAACATGTTCTTCGTCGCCTGGGCGGACATGGCTCGCTCTGAACCAACATCTCTGCTACCATCTTTTCGCCGATCTCTGGTTAATCCTCGCCGTCCAGGCTACTACGATCCCTTCGTCGACGCAATGTACGCGCCCATCTCCGCCTTGCCACCGCCCAAGGACCCGCCTTCCCCGCCTGTCGACCACCTCATCAGCCGCATCTACTACGTACCCGCCGACGAAATCAACCGCCTCCAATCCATAGCCAGCGCCGGAAACTCCAACAGGAGGACCAAGCTCGAGTCCTTTAGTGCTTTTCTATGGAAACTCGTCGCCGAAAGCTCTTCGTCTTTTTCGGGCCGCGACAAAAAGATGTGCAAGATGGGCATTGTGGTGGACGGAAGGGCGAGGCTCATGGACGGGAACGAAAAATCGCCGATGGCGGTGTATTTCGGAAACGTTCTGTCCATCCCCTTCGGGGCGCAGAGGATTGAGGAGCTGAAGGATAGACCGCTGAGCGCGGTGGCGGGTGCCGTGCGCGAGTTCCTGAAAGCAGCGGGGACGAAGGAGCATTTCTTGGGGCTGGTAGACTGGGTGGAGGCGCACCGCCCGGAACCGGCGCTGGCAAGGATATACAGCAGCGGAAGTGAGGACGGACCGGCGTTCGTGGTGTCGTCGGGACAACGGTTTCCGGTAGAGAGGATCGATTTCGGGTGGGGCGGGTGTGTATTCGGGTCGTACCATTTCCCATGGGGAGGGGATGCCGGGTACGTGATGCCGATGCCGAGTCCGAGGCGGGAAGGGGATTGGATCGTGTACGCGCATCTGCTGAAGGGGCAATTGGAAGTGATAGAGACGCGGGCGGCTGACGTGCTTCGGCCTTTGACTACCGACTATCTGGGCTTGACCTGAGCTTTAAATCAGGTCGTGGACCCTACCGCCTGCCAAGTACCAACTAGTGGGCGACGGGGCAGTGGGTCGACCCAATTTGATCGTCAATGTGTCGCACGTGCGCGCACTCGGGGCAGCGAGAAACGTGTCTCTGTCGGTTTaacatatgtttttttttttccataaatatGTGAGAAAAAATATGGCTTGTTCATATGGTTGTTTGAATTAACTGATTGGTTGGAgtgaattttaatttatatatagtTGTTTGGAGCTTAGAAATTAAACtttgacttttaaaaaaaatattctaatcATGCAGTAGGTAATTATTTATATAGCTATCAAGAAATTATGCAAGAAAATTAAATACATGATTTGTTGTTATTGGATAAGGGTGGTGGTCAAATATCTTGGGGATTTTTGGATGACATTAAGATTAGTTGGCTTTGGCAAGCTTTGACCTTATGATCTCCAATAGCTAGTGAAAACTACTGCTAATGTATTTGGAGGGAAGATTAACTTGCTATAAGACTTTTCTTAATGTTACATATTAGGTTGCTCGAAAAATAATTGATAGGCAAATTACGAActcaaaaaaatacaaataccGACGCAAGAGTAAAAGGACAAATATTAAGAAAGATTTGAAAAGATTCCACTTAATAGCATGAAATTGAAGATAAGGAGTTCCATTAAAACATCTTTCGCAAAATTATTACCATTTCACTTTATCATCGatctcattttaattatttaatctcTAGAATGTTATTTAGTTTTGCTAGTTCATTTTAATTCGTTATAAGTCAAATAAGATTTACTTCATGTGATAACTACCAATTCTTTTAAGTTATGCATGTCTTAGAGATCAGTCAATTTGTAATAATAAAACGATCCAACCACATTTAGGGAGAAAATATATTAATTTGATTTCATTGATGCTTATTTACCATCACTTATTCCATAATCGGatcgttttttatttttttatttatcttcaTGATGGCTAGTCAGCCATCATTTTTGTGAGCACCATTATATatattcttgaatttttttttctacctTCACAAGTTTTTTGTTGGGATTATCTCACATCGGTTGTGAAAGAGGCTGGTggttagttattaagtgtgaggaaaagtctcaccccatgaattaacttttggggttgagaaaaCCCAAGACCACCTAATACTGGTA
This window of the Malania oleifera isolate guangnan ecotype guangnan chromosome 6, ASM2987363v1, whole genome shotgun sequence genome carries:
- the LOC131158143 gene encoding coniferyl alcohol acyltransferase; amino-acid sequence: MSAGGDFRVMVSRKEMVAAVLPMQEHWLPLSNLDLLLPPVDVGVFFCYRRPAAVAGNGAFGTMVSVLKKSLAQALVSFYAFAGEVVQNSVGEPELLCNNRGVEFVEAAADVELRHLNLYNPDESIEGKLVPKKKQGVLTVQATELKCGGLVVACTFDHRIADAYSANMFFVAWADMARSEPTSLLPSFRRSLVNPRRPGYYDPFVDAMYAPISALPPPKDPPSPPVDHLISRIYYVPADEINRLQSIASAGNSNRRTKLESFSAFLWKLVAESSSSFSGRDKKMCKMGIVVDGRARLMDGNEKSPMAVYFGNVLSIPFGAQRIEELKDRPLSAVAGAVREFLKAAGTKEHFLGLVDWVEAHRPEPALARIYSSGSEDGPAFVVSSGQRFPVERIDFGWGGCVFGSYHFPWGGDAGYVMPMPSPRREGDWIVYAHLLKGQLEVIETRAADVLRPLTTDYLGLT